CAAGGCGTACAGCGCGCTGATGGCGATCCCCAGGGCGTGCAGGGCGCTGGGGGCCTGGTCCCCCCAGGAGTGCCCCCCCGGCCCCAGGAATACGGCCCGGTAACGCCGCACGCCCACCGCCCGCGTGACCGCAACGCCCAGGTAGCCGTCCACGGCGATAAAAGCCCCCAGCTCGGCGTGGTGGCGGGCCAGCAGGTGCTTCGCGCCACGCAGGTCGCCCAGGCCTTCCTCGCCCACGTTGGCGGCCACCCACAGCGGGCGGCGCAGGCTGCGTTCCTGCCCGCGCAACTCGCGCAGCAGGCCGGTCACGACCGCGAGGCTGGCGCTGTTGTCGCCCACGCCCGGCCCCACCAGCCGCCCGCGTTCCTCGCGCACGGTCACGTCGGTGCCGCGCGCGAAGACGGTATCGAGGTGCGCGGCGAGCAGCAGCGCGGGCCGGCCTTCGGTGCCGGGCGGCGTCAGGCAGGTCAGGACATTGCCCACCTCGTCGCGCACGACCTCGTACCCCAGGCCGCGCCACAGGTCCGCCATCAGGGCGGCGCGCTCCCCCTCCTCGAAGGTCGGGGCGGGCGTCTGCGCGATGCGCGTGAGGTACGAGAGAGGCATCGCGGGCGATTGTAGCGGGTGCGGCGGAGGGGCAGTGCCCTGTGCGGGGCCAAGCATGAAGGCCGGGCGTGGCCTTCGGGGCACAGGCCACAAAAAGCCCCCGACCACCGGGGCCGGGGGTGTGCGTTACGGCTCGCCTCAGTGACGCAGCAGCCGGGAGCCGATCGCCGCGGCCAGGCCCACCAGGCCCGCCTTGACCATCGGGTTGCTGAGTGCGCCGCCCTGGCCGAAGGCCGCCTCCAGCGGGCTGCGGCTGTCCTGCGCCGGGGCCTGCGCGGTGCGGGTGTAGGCGTCGGCCAGGTCGTCGGGGTCGTCGGCGCGGACATTCTGGACCGGGCTGGCGGAGCTGCGGACCATCGCGTCCCCGACCTGCTGGCGGTCTTCCGGCGACATCTGCCCGAAGTAGTCGTTCAGAACCTGGCGGCGCTCCTCGGGCGAGGCGTTCTGGAGGTAGTCGTGGATATAGGCGGCGGCCTCCTGGGGGGTCACGGTGCCGTCCCCGTTCGCGTCGCGCGGGTCAAGGCGGGCCATCTGCTCGTGGCGGTCACGCTGGTCGAAGAACATAACAAACCTCCTGGGAAAAGGGGCCGTCTGACCACGGCGGCCAGACCTGAGGGACAACGCCAGCACGCTAGCCCCCGGCGGGCCAGCGTGGGTGAGGCTCCACTTCACGAAGGTTCATAGCTCGGCCGTGTCCCGGCTCCGGCCATGCGCGAGAGCGTGCGGCGGGACAATTCCGCGCCGGGGCCGCTGCTAGATTGCCCCCATATGCGTTCCCTCGTGCTGATCGGTCACGGCTCTCATCTGAACGGCGAGTCGGCGGGCGCGGTCTACCGGTATGCGGAGCTGCTCCGCGAGCGCGGCCTCTACGACGAGGTCGTGGAAGGCTACTGGAAGGAAGAACCGTCGCTGCGCCAGGTCCTCAAAACCACCCGCAGCACCGACGTGACGGTGATTCCGATGTTCATCAGCGAGGGCTACTTCACCGAGACGGTGATTCCACGCGAGCTGGGCCTGGGCCACCAGGGGCCGGTGCCGCCGGAGGGCGTGGCCCGCGTGCTGGGCGGCAAGACGGTGCGCTACACCCTGCCCTACGGCGTGCATCCGGGCATGGCCGAGGTGATTCTGGCCCGCGCCCGCGAGGCGCTGCCCGACCTCAGCCCGCAGGACACCGCCCTGATTGTCCTGGGCCACGGCACCACCCGCAACGAGAACAGTAGCCGCGTGATCTACCGCAACGCCGAGCTGATGCGCGACTCCGGGCACTTTGCCGAGGTCCACGCCCTCTTTCTGGACGAGGACCCGAAGGTGGGCACCTGGCCGGAAGTCGTGCGGGCACCGCGGGTGGTGGTCGTGCCCTTCTTCGCGTCCGAGGGCTGGCACACGCTGGAAACCATCCCCGAGGACATGGGCCTGACGGGCGAGGTCACGAGCTTCCCGGACAACCCCCACGGCCCCCAGACGGTGTACTACGCGCGGCCGGTGGGCACCCACAGCGCGGTCGCGGACGTGATCCTGCACCTGGCGGAGGAGGCGCGCGGCGCGTCGGAACGGGGCGGCGACGAGGACCGCAGCCACGCCGAGGCCTGGGCCGCCTTCCTGACGCTGGCCCGCCGGGGCGTCCGCGTGGGCGAGGCGCTGATCACCCCGCACGGCGGCCTGTACGAACTTCGCCACGCCCTAGACGAGGGCCGCCCCACCGACAGCCTGACCACCGTCGTGACCCCCGAGGGTCTGCGCGACCTGACCCGCCGCGACGAGGGGGGGCATCACCGCCCGGTTCACACCTTCCGCACCCTGCCGCGCGGCTGGCGGGCGGTGCTGTCGGAGGCCGACCTGCCGCGCGGGATGGGCTACCTGTACCCGGCGGTCGTCGAGGAAGGCTACGCCCACCACCTCCACACCCTGCGCCCCACCCCCTGGCCCACCACCGCCCGCCGCCAGACCGGCATCTACACCAAGGTCCAGCGGGCCACACCCGAACAGGTCGAGAACGTGGCGCGTGACGTGTGCAGCCGCTGCCTCAAGACCCGGCTATGGGCCGGGGAGAAGCTGCCCGCCACCTTCTTCGGCGGCGTGCCCGGTGCCATCCCCTGCCCCGAAGCCTGCACCTACTTCATCGCGGAAGTGCGCGAGGAGGTCAGCGGGAAGCGGGGCGCAGGCAGCCACGGACACGAGGACTGAGGGACGCGGGAAAAGAGCTTCCCATCTTTCCTACATCCCACAACCGACAACCCACATCCCAGGATGAGAGAATGCCCCCCATGACCGCCCCGCGACCCGCCAAACCGCGCGCCCGCATTCCCAAGACCGTCTGGGACCTGATCTTCACCCTGGTGATCCCGATCCTGATCCTGAATCCGAACCTGCTGGGCCAGGACGTCGGTGTCTCGGACCTGCTGGGGGGCGGCACCGCCGGGAATGTGCGGGCGTACCTGGTCGCCGCGCTGATTCCGGTCGTGTACGTGCTGACCGACCTGTTCGTGAACCGCAACGTCAGCCCGGTCGCCCTGATCGGCGGGGCGGGGGCGATTGTCAGCGGCGCGCTGGCCTTCTGGTACGTGGACGGCTTCTGGTACGCCATCAAGGACAGCGCCCGCTCCTACCTGACCGGCATTCTGTTTCTGCTGAGCGCCGCAACCAGCGTGCCCCTCTTCCGGGTGTTTCTGGACGCCGCCAGCATCGGTGAGAAGCCGGAAGACCGCGCCGCCACCGGCCAGGCCATGCGTGACCCCGTCATTCACCGGGGACTGGTGTGGGGCACCGTCGCCTTTGCCCTGGTGGACCTGATCGGCGGCGTGGTGAACAGCGTCGTGAACTACCAGCGCGTCACCGCCAAGTTCGGCAGCGACGCCTTCAATGCGCAGGTGGCCGAGGTGAACGCTATCATGCGCGTGCCGGGCCTGCTGATCAGCCTGCTGGGCGTGGGCCTCGCCATCTACCTCGTCCAGACGGCTGTGAAGCGGCGTTATGGGGCCGGGGCCAGCCTGCTGGAGCCGTCCAAGCTGGCCGCCATGATGCGCGAGCGGGGGGAAGTGGGGGCGTAGGCGGTGAAGCTCTGAGCTTTGAACCAGCCCCCGGAAGCTTCAGCTTTTAGCGTCCGCCATCTTTTTCAGAGCTGCATAGCTCACGGCCCATAGCTCCTCCCCTACTCCCCCGTCCGCGCCCGCCGTTTCTGGTAGGCCCCGGTCAGCAGCTCCGCGATGTACTCGCGGGTAAAGGGCATGCCGCTGGCCTCGGCGGCGGCAATCTCCGCGTCGCGGTTGTAGGTGAGGCGCACGAAGCTGGCGCTGTGGGCGGGACTCTGGGGGTCGAACTCCAGAATCAGATAACTGGGCAGGGTGCTGTCGAGGGGATTACCGACCGAGCCGGTGTTGATCAGGGGGCGGCCCTCCACGTCCAGCATCAGGGTTTCGTGGACGTCGGCGTAGACCAGGGCGTCGGCGTGCGCCTTCAGGCCGAACTGGGGGTTGGGGGCATAGGCCTCGATCTGCTCGGCCAGGCTGGAGTGCGGGTACAGGCGGTGAAAGAGGCCCTTGGAGCTGGCGTGGACAAAACGCCACCACGCGCCGCCGAACTGCTCCTCGATGCCGTAGGGCAGCCCGGCGAGGTAGGCGAGCTGCTCGGGCGAGAGCTTGGAGCGCGGCCAGAGGTCCTGGGGGCGGTTGGTGGCCCCGGCCACGCGGGCGTCCCAGTTGCCCTGGATCACGCGGGTGGCGTGGGCCTGGGTCCACTCGACCACCTCGCGCGGACGCGGCCCCTTGCCCACCAGATCGCCCAGCACCCACAGCTCGGTGATGCCTCTCCGCTGCACGTCCGCGTGTACGGCCAGCGTCGCCTCCAGATTGGCGTGCAGGTCCGCGAGAACGGCGAGACGGATCATATGGGGCGCAGTCTAGCCCAGCCAGTTGCGGGGGCCGGGCGAAGATCAAGGAAGGGATTAGAGCATTTGTCAAAAAGAGACCTTCTTTTTGACCGAGCGAAGCGAGTGAAATAAGGAGAGCGTTTGGGACTTGCAAAGCTGCGAAGCAGAGAATGGAGGCGTTGGAGGCGCTTTTCCTCCAACGGCGTAATTCGGACAAATGCTCTGGGAGCCGGGAACGGCCCTCACCCCTCCCCCTACAGACCCCCCCGCGGATTCACGTCCACCCGCACCCGCGCCTTCCAGTTCCGGTCCAGGGTCGCCAGGAGTTGCGCCAGGCGCGCGTCGTCGCGGGCGCGCAGCAGCAGGTGATAGGGGTAGACGCCGCGCAACCGGGCCACCGGGCTGGGCGCGGGGCCGAGGACTTCCCCGGCGGTGGCCCCGGCCCCGTGCAGCGCGTCGAAGACTTCCTGGGCGGCCAGCCGCGCCTTCTGGGGGTCGCGGGCGGCCACCTCCACCTGGGCGAGGCGGGCGTGGGGGGGGTAGCCCAGCGCCGCGCGGGCGCGTTCCTCGGCGGCGGGATAGGCCAGCGTGTCGCGGCCCTCGACCAGCACCTTGAGGGCGGGGTGGTCGGCCTGGAAGGTCTGCACGACCAGCAGCGGCGCGCGGTCGGGGTGCCACTCGGTAAGCTGGCGCAGCAGGCGGTGATACCGCTCCGACGCCCGGAAGTCCGAGACGTTGAGCCAAGTGTCGGCCAGCGTCACGCCGATCAGGGCCAGGTTGGGCGGCGCGTCCTGCGCGAGCAGCAGCTGGGTGCCCACCACCACGCCGCTTTCCCCCGAGTGCAGGGGCGAGAGGTCGTCCTGGCGGTCACGGTCGCAGCGGTAGACCGGGAGGCCGGGGGCGAGTTTCGCCACCTCCGCCGCGATCCACTCGGTGCCGGGGCCGCGCGCCTTCCACATCCGCTCGCCGCACTCGTCGCAGCGGTCGGGGATTCCCTCATGGTAGCCGCACTGGTGGCAGGTGAGCTGGCGGGTTTCCTGATGAAAGCGCAGCGGCACGTCGCAGTTGCGGCACTGCGGGGTGTGTTCGCACACGGGGCAGCGCAGCAGGGCCGAGTACCCCCGCCGGGGCGCGAGCAACGCCGCCTGCCGCCCGCGCTCCTGCACCTGCCGCAGCAGCCGCGCGAGGTCGTGGCTGAGGGGGTAGCCCAGGTCGCCGGGGGTGAGGTGAACGCTGGAAAGCGGCCCCAGCTCGGGCTG
The genomic region above belongs to Deinococcus carri and contains:
- a CDS encoding M20/M25/M40 family metallo-hydrolase; translated protein: MPLSYLTRIAQTPAPTFEEGERAALMADLWRGLGYEVVRDEVGNVLTCLTPPGTEGRPALLLAAHLDTVFARGTDVTVREERGRLVGPGVGDNSASLAVVTGLLRELRGQERSLRRPLWVAANVGEEGLGDLRGAKHLLARHHAELGAFIAVDGYLGVAVTRAVGVRRYRAVFLGPGGHSWGDQAPSALHALGIAISALYALHRPSSPRTTLNVGEARGGTSVNSIAGSAELLLDLRSLDPEALADLDARAQAVLHAAAREAGVTVRLERVGDRPGGDLGADPLLHLAREAAREGHTDLRLASSSTDANAAAPYHLPAIALGVYRGGNAHREDEWVQASSLGPGLRFLHRVVDLYQRRPVA
- a CDS encoding DR2241 family protein, with the protein product MRESVRRDNSAPGPLLDCPHMRSLVLIGHGSHLNGESAGAVYRYAELLRERGLYDEVVEGYWKEEPSLRQVLKTTRSTDVTVIPMFISEGYFTETVIPRELGLGHQGPVPPEGVARVLGGKTVRYTLPYGVHPGMAEVILARAREALPDLSPQDTALIVLGHGTTRNENSSRVIYRNAELMRDSGHFAEVHALFLDEDPKVGTWPEVVRAPRVVVVPFFASEGWHTLETIPEDMGLTGEVTSFPDNPHGPQTVYYARPVGTHSAVADVILHLAEEARGASERGGDEDRSHAEAWAAFLTLARRGVRVGEALITPHGGLYELRHALDEGRPTDSLTTVVTPEGLRDLTRRDEGGHHRPVHTFRTLPRGWRAVLSEADLPRGMGYLYPAVVEEGYAHHLHTLRPTPWPTTARRQTGIYTKVQRATPEQVENVARDVCSRCLKTRLWAGEKLPATFFGGVPGAIPCPEACTYFIAEVREEVSGKRGAGSHGHED
- a CDS encoding VC0807 family protein is translated as MPPMTAPRPAKPRARIPKTVWDLIFTLVIPILILNPNLLGQDVGVSDLLGGGTAGNVRAYLVAALIPVVYVLTDLFVNRNVSPVALIGGAGAIVSGALAFWYVDGFWYAIKDSARSYLTGILFLLSAATSVPLFRVFLDAASIGEKPEDRAATGQAMRDPVIHRGLVWGTVAFALVDLIGGVVNSVVNYQRVTAKFGSDAFNAQVAEVNAIMRVPGLLISLLGVGLAIYLVQTAVKRRYGAGASLLEPSKLAAMMRERGEVGA
- a CDS encoding metallophosphoesterase family protein, which codes for MIRLAVLADLHANLEATLAVHADVQRRGITELWVLGDLVGKGPRPREVVEWTQAHATRVIQGNWDARVAGATNRPQDLWPRSKLSPEQLAYLAGLPYGIEEQFGGAWWRFVHASSKGLFHRLYPHSSLAEQIEAYAPNPQFGLKAHADALVYADVHETLMLDVEGRPLINTGSVGNPLDSTLPSYLILEFDPQSPAHSASFVRLTYNRDAEIAAAEASGMPFTREYIAELLTGAYQKRRARTGE